One region of Olleya sp. Hel_I_94 genomic DNA includes:
- a CDS encoding hemolysin family protein: MLSSILIIVTCLLLSAFFSGMEIAYVSSNKIHIEIEKKQDGFLAKILSKITAKPSKFIATMLIGNNIALVIYGFFMGDLLMGWFQSMLPTDNAFASYMLVDLSLLSQTILSTLLILFTAEFLPKVFFQIYSNTLLKVLAFPAYIFYVMFSWVSDFVIWISDVVLKKFFKTEGDQVQLAFTKVELGHYISEQMESIEEHEDIDSEIQIFQNALEFSEVKAREVMVPRTEIIALELQDTIQDLSALFTETGCSKILIYKETIDDVLGYVHSFDLFKKPKNIGSMIMPIELVPETMLVKDILNVLIKKRKSIAVVVDEYGGTSGIMTVEDIVEELFGEIEDEHDTIDLIEEQKDATTYVFSARIEVDYLNETYKLNLPVGENYETLGGLIVDHTEEIPQQNEIVSTEKFNFKILEVSNTKIDLVELQIKEED, encoded by the coding sequence ATGCTTAGCTCAATACTTATAATTGTTACGTGCTTATTATTGTCAGCTTTTTTTTCAGGAATGGAGATCGCATATGTATCGTCCAATAAAATCCATATCGAAATAGAAAAAAAGCAAGATGGTTTTTTAGCTAAAATTTTATCTAAAATAACAGCTAAACCATCAAAATTTATTGCAACAATGCTTATAGGTAACAACATAGCATTGGTTATTTATGGTTTTTTTATGGGTGATTTGCTTATGGGTTGGTTTCAAAGTATGTTGCCAACAGACAATGCTTTTGCCTCCTACATGTTGGTAGATTTAAGTTTATTGTCTCAAACCATATTATCCACTTTATTAATTTTATTTACTGCCGAGTTTTTACCAAAAGTATTTTTTCAGATATATTCTAATACACTCTTAAAAGTACTAGCCTTTCCAGCTTATATTTTTTATGTGATGTTTAGTTGGGTGTCCGACTTTGTTATTTGGATCAGTGATGTGGTTTTAAAAAAATTCTTTAAAACAGAAGGCGACCAAGTACAACTTGCCTTTACAAAAGTAGAGTTAGGTCACTATATTAGTGAGCAGATGGAAAGCATCGAGGAACATGAAGATATAGATTCCGAAATTCAAATTTTTCAAAATGCTTTAGAGTTTTCCGAAGTTAAAGCAAGAGAGGTTATGGTGCCTCGTACAGAGATTATAGCCTTAGAGCTTCAAGATACAATCCAAGACCTTAGCGCATTGTTTACTGAGACAGGATGTTCTAAAATATTAATATATAAAGAAACTATAGACGATGTTTTAGGCTATGTCCATTCTTTTGACTTATTTAAAAAACCAAAAAATATTGGTTCTATGATTATGCCAATAGAGTTAGTTCCGGAAACTATGTTAGTTAAAGATATACTTAACGTTTTAATTAAAAAACGTAAAAGTATAGCTGTAGTAGTGGACGAGTATGGTGGAACTTCTGGTATAATGACAGTGGAGGATATTGTTGAAGAGTTGTTTGGAGAAATAGAAGATGAGCATGATACTATTGATTTAATTGAAGAACAAAAGGATGCAACAACCTATGTTTTTTCAGCAAGGATAGAAGTAGATTATCTAAACGAAACTTACAAGTTAAATTTGCCAGTAGGAGAAAACTACGAAACCTTAGGAGGTCTAATTGTAGATCATACCGAGGAGATTCCGCAGCAAAATGAAATTGTTTCGACAGAAAAATTCAACTTTAAAATCTTAGAAGTTTCAAACACCAAAATTGACTTGGTAGAGCTTCAAATTAAAGAAGAAGACTAA